ATATCCAAGCATGCAGATGCACAGTACTTTTGAAATCGCGCTGCCTCCGAAAATATGCGGAGGCAGTATCAGTGAGTCAGGAGTTATGAATGGCTGATGAGTATAAACGCCACCACTGCTTTCCGCTTCGCCTTTCCCCGACCATGCGGCAACAAGCGATCAATCTCGCAGAGCGCGAGGGCATTTCGCTCAATCACTTCATCACTCTGGCTGTCGCGGAGAAAATTACCCGCCTGGAGCACGTACAGGACTCCGAGGGTTCCGCACCCCGGAATATCGTCATCCAGAGCGAAGAGGAGAAACCTGCTTAAGCTTTTCATGCTTAAGCAGCAGACGACAAGAATTTCTCCCACCACGGTCACAAGGACAGGCTCTTGAGAGGCATCACGAAACTAAAGAAAGTATGTCGAGAAGGGATCAGCCTTCGGGGTCGTAATTCAGGTTTGGCCCAAGCCACCGCTCGACCTCTCGCAGAGACATCCCTTTGCGCTTCTGATAGTCGATAACTTGATCGCGGCCGAGCTTGCCAACGCTGAAATAACGCGACTCTGGATGCGCAAAGTAAAGGCCACTAATGCTCGATCCGGGCCACATGGCAAAGGACTCCGTGATGAGGATGCCGGTCTTCGCCTCAACATCGAGCAGCTCCCAGAGCGTTCCTTTTTCCGTGTGATCCGGGCTTGCCGGGTAGCCAGGTGCCGGACGGATGCCACGATACTCTTCCCGAATCAGCTCGGCATTCGTAAAGCGCTCCTCGAGACCATAACCCCACTCATTCCGGACACGCTGGTGGAGACATTCCGCAAATGCTTCGGTGAGACGATCCGCGAGTGCCTCGGCCATGATCGCACTGTAGTCATCATGCTGTGCCCGGAAGAGATCGCAAAGCTCGCGCAAGCCGATCCCACTCGTGACAGCAAAGGCTCCGACATAATCCGGCAGGCATGTATCCTTCGGTGCGACAAAGTCTGAGAGGCAGCGGCACGGATCGGAACCTTCTCGATTGGCCTGCTGACGGAGAAAGTGGAATCGTTCGAGTACGGTTGAACGTGCCTCATCCGTATAGAGCTCGATATCGTCGCCAACAGCATTCGCCGGAAACATACCATACACACCCCGTGCCGTAATCAGCTTCTCAGCAATGATCCGGTCCAGAAGCGCATTGCCTTCGGCGAAGATCTGGCGTGCCTGGGCTCCCTGCTTTTCGTCCTCGAGAATGCGCGGGTAGATCCCTTTCAATCCCCAGGCATGGAAGAAAGGTGACCAATCGATATACTCACGCAGCGTTGCGAGCGAAAAATCCTCGAGTACGCGCACGCCGGTAAATGAGGGTTGCGCGATATCTTCAATCCGCCACTCGATCGGCGTATGCCGCGCACGCGCTTCTTCAATCGGGACTGTCTTCTGGCGAGGTGCGGCGTGGGCCTTTCTTACTGCTTCATACTCTGCCCGATGCTTCTCTACGAAGGCCTGCCTGTTCTCTTCGCTCAGCAGGCTCGTCGTTACCGGCACAGCACGGCTTGCATCAAGCACGTGCACCACCGGCTCACTGTAATGAGGCGCGATCTTAATCGCCGTATGCGCGCGGCTTGTCGTTGCGCCGCCGATCAGCAGTGGGATCTTAAAGCTCTGCCGCTCCATCTCCCGCGCCACATGCACCATCTCATCCAGCGACGGAGTAATCAGCCCGCTCAGACCAATAATGTCGGCATTCTCTGACCTGGCACGCTCGAGGATCTTTTCGGCAGGGACCATGACGCCCATGTCGATGACCTCATAGTTGTTGCATGCCAGCACGACACCAACGATGTTCTTGCCGATATCATGAACGTCGCCTTTGACTGTGGCCAGCACAATCTTGCCCTGGGTTCTGACTTCGATCCCGGCTGCGGCCATCGCCTCTTTCTCGGCCTCCATGAACGGCGTGAGATAGGCAACTGCCTTCTTCATGACGCGGGCCGACTTCACCACCTGCGGCAGGAACATTTTTCCTGCGCCAAAGAGATCGCCGACAATACTCATACCCGCCATGAGCGGGCCTTCGATCACTTGCAAAGGGCGTCCCAGCTTGGCGCGCGCTTCTTCCGTGTCGACATCGATATGAGTATCGATGCCCTTCACCAGCGCATGAGAGAGACGCTCCTCGACGGTGCCATGCCGCCACTCTTCCGTCTTTTTTTCAGCAGCAGCGCTGCCTGTGCCCGCCGCCTTCAGCGCTTCTCCAAAATCCACCAGGCGTTCGGTCGCATCCGGTCTGCGGTTGAGCAGCACATCCTCAACCAGCACCTTCAATTCCGGCTCGATCTCCTCGTACACCTCGAGCATACCGGCGTTCACAATCCCCATATCCATGCCTGCGGCAATGGCGTGATAGAGAAAAGCCGAGTGCATGGCTTCGCGCACCTTGTTATTGCCACGAAAGCTGAAGGAGATATTCGAAACGCCGCCACTTACCTTGGCATGCGGCAGGTTTTCCTTGATCCAGCGCGTTGCGCGGATAAAGTCCACCGCGTAGTTGTTATGTTCCTCAAGACCCGTGGCGACGGTCAGAATATTCGGGTCAAAGATAATATCTTCCGGCGCGAATCCAACTTCATCTACAAGGATGCGGTAGGCACGCTCGCAGATACGGATCTTATCTGCGTAATCCGCAGCCTGTCCCTGCTCATCGAAGGCCATGACCACGGCAGCAGCACCATACTTCAGCACCGTTGCAGCGTGGCTTTTGAACTTCTCCTCGCCTTCCTTGAGCGAGATAGAATTTACGATGCCCTTGCCCTGCAGACACTTCAAGCCTGCATGAACAACCTCCCACTTGGAGGAGTCCACCATGAAGGGCACCTTCGCCACTTCCGGCTCGCTGGCCAGCAGTTGCAGAAAGCGCGTCATAGCCGCAACGCCATCGATCATGCCCTCGTCCATGCAGATATCGATAACGTTGGCGCCATTCTCTACCTGCTGACGGGCAATACTTACTGCCTCTTCGTACTTCCCTTCCTTAATCAGCTTGGCGAACTTCGGCGATCCGGCGACGTTGGTGCGTTCGCCGATCATGATGTAGACACCGGGCTGCTGCGTGAAAGGTTGCGATCCGGAAAGACGTAGAGGTCTTGGTTCGATCGATGGGAGACTGCTCATCCTTCGCTCTCCACCAACGCTTCACGCCTCAGACTGCGGGGCGCCTTCCCCTCGAGTGCCTTTGCAATCGCCGCGATGTGTTCCGGCGTGTTGCCACAGCATCCGCCTGCGATATTGATCAGCCCACCGTCCGCAAACTCGCCGAGATAGCGAGCCATGTCAGCCGGCTCAAGATCGAATCCCGTCGGCGACAGCGGATTGGGCAGACCAGCATTGGGATAGGCCGAGACAGCCGTATCCGCCTTGGCGGCCAGCTCTTCGAGGAAGGGATACATCAGGTCCGGTCCGAGCGAGCAGTTAAGCCCGATCGAGAGCGGCTTCACATGCCGCACCGCATTCCACAATGCTTCAATCGTCTGTGCTGAGATCATGGTTTCGCCACCGCGTCCAACCGCGGCGGAAACCATCACCGGCAGAGTCTTGCCATCCTCTTCGAAAACCTCCTGAATGGCGACAAGCGCAGCTTTCGCATTCAATGAGTCGAAAATCGTCTCGACAAGCAGTAGATCGGAGCCGCCGGCAATCAGAGCACGTGTCTGTTCGGCGTACACCTGCTTTACCTGGTCGAAGGTGACTACGCGAAAGCCGGGATCGTCGGCATCCGGTGAATTCGAGAGCGAAACCGTCAATGGCCCGATCGCCCCTGCGACAAACCGCGGACGGCCCGTAGCATTCGCAATGCGGTCGGACCATTCGCGGCATTGCCGCGCCGACTGTTCATTGATCTCCCAGGCGAGATCGCGGAGCGATGCGTCCTCGATGATCTTCTGATAGAAGGCTGGATCCTTCTTCCCGCCATGCTCGCGCGGATCATCCACAAAAAATTCGCTTTGTGCGATGCTGGTAGCGCCGAAGGTGTTCGTCTCGATGATGTCGGCTCCGGCTTCAAGAAAACGCCGATGGATATCGCCAATCATCTCCGGCTGCGTCAGGCTGAAAAGGTCTCCATTGTTGAGCAGGTCTTTCTGCGCATCCCGGAAACGATCCCCGCGGATGTCGGCCTCCTTCATCCCGTAGGTGCGGATGGTCGTGCCCATGGCGCCGTCGATGATGGCGATTCTCTGCTCAAGAATGGCCTGAAGAGGATGCTGCGAACGATTCATGGTTTTCAGGTAAAGTACTGTACCCATTATCTCATCTGCGACGATGCCCTTGCCGGAGCCGGCAAGGGCATCGTCGCTTGCACGAAGAAAACCAGATCCATCTGCCTCTATCGCGAACAGGAATTCGGAGTCTTGGCTCCATTCACCACGACCCAGCCATTGTCCGCCGTGGGATGTGTCGAGCAGTGAACATCGTGAATCCCCGCAACCCAAAGGCCGCCGGTGACATAGCCCTGCCCGTAGGCGAAGACCGAGTCACCGGCATTGGCTGAAACCGTGCCATCCAGCGCATCATTGATCGCAACCTGGATCTTCACTGCTCCATCCTGCGGAAGAGTCACATCCAGCGTAATAATGTGGTGCGAGCCGTGCCGGCCTCCATGGTTTACTCGCGTCCCCGTAGCGACACCGCATGCCATGACGTTTTCCACGTAGCCTCTGGGATGACTGCGAATCATCTGCTGCAGCCCCGCATTCACTTGCGGGCTGCAGGAAGCCGGCACTGGCACATCGCGTCCCTGCGCATGCGCACTCCCCATACAAACTCCTGAACCTATGATCGCGACCGTCGCGAGAACCATCCTGATCCGCATCTTCTCTCCCCTTAGACAACAGTCTGTGCCACGACATCGGCACGTTCACCGCTCGACAAATGTATCAAAAAGCCTCGGGCCCGGAGTCGACATGCTCCGGGCCCGAGAAAGATGCAAGCCGCGTCTAGGACGAAGGCGTCCAGTGATAGACCACAACATTGGTGCTGTTGTAGTTGTCCTTGGTGACGACGTATTCCCCCGTGGAGCGCAGATACGCGCGAATGCCGTACATCGAGTCGACATCATTGCCGACGGAGACGGCGCTGGTATTGCTGTTCGTGAACGTAATGGTGTTAGCACCGGTCGTCAAGTTATACGCATCGATATTCGGAACAGTATGCACGTATCCGACAAAGAGGTAGTTGCCGGCAGCGGCTATGGTCTTGGGATTGGTGCCAGTGAGTGTGATAACTGGATTGGGAGTCGAGGTATTACCCGCCTGCCAGCCATGGTAGACCTCGACACGCGTTCCGATTGCGGTCCAGTCCGTACTGCCGGTAATCCCCGAAGCGAGGATCATGGTGTCGGAGTCCACCAGATAGATGATGCGCGTAAGAGTGCCGATAGAGGCAGGAGTCGGCGTCGAAGTACCCGCTCCCCAAGTCGGCTTGCCAGTCGAATCAAAGCCGGCAAGCGGATAGTGCCAGATGGCACTCGTCTTATCCAGGCCGGCCCATATATCACCCTTGCTATCGATACAGAAGCCATCGCGAATGCGAGCTGTTGTATTGAAGAGCGTACCGGGGATAGATCCAACTGGGATAGCAATATCACCATTCGCATCCGAGAAGTAATAGAGGTAGAAGATATCCGGGTTCTGGCCATTGGCAACCAGAAGCCGGTGGCCATTCACATAAGCCATCTGGCCAAAATCTTCTCCGCGCTGAGGATCGGTCACATCGATGCGTGGATCGGAAGGATAAGTGAACGGGTCAATGGTATTGGCGATGAATGAGCCTCCGGCTGTACCGGTGTAAATATTGTTGCCGCTATAGAAATACACGCCATCCGTAGCTGGATCGGGAGCGACCACAGCTTCGAAGTTCAGGCCCTGCAGCTTCCACTTCAAAGCCCCGGTCTTGTCATAGGCATGGATATCCGTTCCTCCATCGCGTCCGAGATCCCACGTACCGCCCCAGGGATTGTTGAGGACATATAGATTCCCGGCCGTATCCTTGCCGATGCCATGCACGCGCGTGAACCGCTTATCCCCGACGCGCCCCTTGGTGCCCGTGGTTGTATCCAGATATCCACCGAGCGTGCCGAATGTGCTCAGGAGCGTGGGAGTGCCGCTGATGTCGAATATCTTGATATTCATATCCGGCCCTTCATCTCCTACAAGCAACTCTCCATTCGTTGCATCGTAGTAAAGCGAAGCTGGACGAGCGGTGGAAGCAAGACTGAGGGTCGTAACCGCCGTGCCTGCTGCGTTGAACTCCTGAATCGCACCGCTTGCCTTCTGCGCTACCCAGATATTGCCGGAACTATCCACCGCAATCGCACCGGGAGACGCGACGCTGATGTCCTGCTGCCACGCCCCATCCGTGGTGTAAACACGAACACGATTACCGGGATAGTCGCTTACGTAGAGAAGATCACCGGCGGTGGTGATTCCAGTGATGACATCCGCCTTCTCCTCTGTCGTATCGGCACTCACGGCGATCACCAGATCGCGAGTCTGGCTGGAACGGTTGTAACGTCCGACAAGTCCGCTTCCGCCCAGCGAGCTATTAAAAGCAAGGGCCACGAAAAGGTCCGTGTCATTGCCCGTGATCGCGCTGCCCTGAAATTCATTATGGGCACCCATGGAGCCAAGTGTGGCTCCGTTCTGATAGATGCCGACTCCGCCTGCATCTTCATCCCAGAGGCTGGAGGTATAAATCACGCCTGACGGATCCACCCACATCGAACGAGCGGCATTGCCAACATGCGAGGCGTCGAGACCATAGGTATTCGCCAGCCAGTCCGTTGTGTACTGGGCATAACTGAGGTGTGCATAGAGAAGGGAAAGCGCGACGCCAAGAAACACACAGAGAAGGCGTATTCTCAAATTCCGGAAAAGCATGGGGGACTGCTCCTCAATAAATTCCGCCGGGGCGGACCGGGAGCAGGCAGCGCTTGCATCGGGGAGTCTGACTCTCGGCGAAGAGCGTTCTAATGGGCGCTGGAAAAGCCCGTCAAGAAACGATTGCGAATGGATGAGCGGCGCTCATCCGTCTCACTCTGCGCACCCGATATCGGCCTTCACGGCAAACAGGGTATCCGCACGAAAGGACGGAACACCTGCGAAATAAAGGAAATCCAGAGTGGATAAAGAGAGGCTGGAAGGCCGCATTTCACTCTGCGAAAGAGCAACAGACGCACGATGCATCTCTCTCCACGAGATGAAAGCGGCCTTCTTATTCCGTTACAGCGCCTAAGGAGCGACGAGCAGAAGAACCACCCCGTGCTTGGGAACTGAAACAGAGTAGTTCTCAGATGCGATGAGGTCCTTACCCGCCCATACATCCCGCACATGCGCATGCATGGGAACCTGCAGATCATGGAGAGGAACCTGCATGGTATGCGCAAGCTCGCCGCGATTGAATAGAGCAATCGCCTGACGGCCATGAGCAAGCGGCTTACGCCATATCTCGTAAGGCCCCACTGCGGAGAATCGATCTCCCTGCTTGCCTAAAGGGTCCTGATCAATGGCAATGGCATCCTTGTTTTCAAGAATGGCGAGATCTTCCGGCTTCACCTTGCTGAGATCATTCCCCGCAAGCAGAGGCGCGGCCAGCATGGCCCACAAGCTCATGTGCGTCTTATACTCATCGAACGTCATGCCGCCGTTACCAACCTCCAGCATGTCGGGATCATTCCACTGACCGGGACGAGCGTATCGCGACAGGCCTGCCTGCTGAAAACCGATGAGAGACATGCGATCGTAACTGTCGGAGATATCGCCTGTAGTGCGCCAGAGTGTTCCACCCACTTCCGGACCCCACTCCCATACGCTGTTCATGCC
The Silvibacterium dinghuense DNA segment above includes these coding regions:
- a CDS encoding toxin-antitoxin system HicB family antitoxin — protein: MADEYKRHHCFPLRLSPTMRQQAINLAEREGISLNHFITLAVAEKITRLEHVQDSEGSAPRNIVIQSEEEKPA
- a CDS encoding homocysteine S-methyltransferase family protein, whose protein sequence is MNRSQHPLQAILEQRIAIIDGAMGTTIRTYGMKEADIRGDRFRDAQKDLLNNGDLFSLTQPEMIGDIHRRFLEAGADIIETNTFGATSIAQSEFFVDDPREHGGKKDPAFYQKIIEDASLRDLAWEINEQSARQCREWSDRIANATGRPRFVAGAIGPLTVSLSNSPDADDPGFRVVTFDQVKQVYAEQTRALIAGGSDLLLVETIFDSLNAKAALVAIQEVFEEDGKTLPVMVSAAVGRGGETMISAQTIEALWNAVRHVKPLSIGLNCSLGPDLMYPFLEELAAKADTAVSAYPNAGLPNPLSPTGFDLEPADMARYLGEFADGGLINIAGGCCGNTPEHIAAIAKALEGKAPRSLRREALVESEG
- the metH gene encoding methionine synthase — translated: MSSLPSIEPRPLRLSGSQPFTQQPGVYIMIGERTNVAGSPKFAKLIKEGKYEEAVSIARQQVENGANVIDICMDEGMIDGVAAMTRFLQLLASEPEVAKVPFMVDSSKWEVVHAGLKCLQGKGIVNSISLKEGEEKFKSHAATVLKYGAAAVVMAFDEQGQAADYADKIRICERAYRILVDEVGFAPEDIIFDPNILTVATGLEEHNNYAVDFIRATRWIKENLPHAKVSGGVSNISFSFRGNNKVREAMHSAFLYHAIAAGMDMGIVNAGMLEVYEEIEPELKVLVEDVLLNRRPDATERLVDFGEALKAAGTGSAAAEKKTEEWRHGTVEERLSHALVKGIDTHIDVDTEEARAKLGRPLQVIEGPLMAGMSIVGDLFGAGKMFLPQVVKSARVMKKAVAYLTPFMEAEKEAMAAAGIEVRTQGKIVLATVKGDVHDIGKNIVGVVLACNNYEVIDMGVMVPAEKILERARSENADIIGLSGLITPSLDEMVHVAREMERQSFKIPLLIGGATTSRAHTAIKIAPHYSEPVVHVLDASRAVPVTTSLLSEENRQAFVEKHRAEYEAVRKAHAAPRQKTVPIEEARARHTPIEWRIEDIAQPSFTGVRVLEDFSLATLREYIDWSPFFHAWGLKGIYPRILEDEKQGAQARQIFAEGNALLDRIIAEKLITARGVYGMFPANAVGDDIELYTDEARSTVLERFHFLRQQANREGSDPCRCLSDFVAPKDTCLPDYVGAFAVTSGIGLRELCDLFRAQHDDYSAIMAEALADRLTEAFAECLHQRVRNEWGYGLEERFTNAELIREEYRGIRPAPGYPASPDHTEKGTLWELLDVEAKTGILITESFAMWPGSSISGLYFAHPESRYFSVGKLGRDQVIDYQKRKGMSLREVERWLGPNLNYDPEG
- a CDS encoding SMP-30/gluconolaconase/LRE-like region family protein, which translates into the protein MLFRNLRIRLLCVFLGVALSLLYAHLSYAQYTTDWLANTYGLDASHVGNAARSMWVDPSGVIYTSSLWDEDAGGVGIYQNGATLGSMGAHNEFQGSAITGNDTDLFVALAFNSSLGGSGLVGRYNRSSQTRDLVIAVSADTTEEKADVITGITTAGDLLYVSDYPGNRVRVYTTDGAWQQDISVASPGAIAVDSSGNIWVAQKASGAIQEFNAAGTAVTTLSLASTARPASLYYDATNGELLVGDEGPDMNIKIFDISGTPTLLSTFGTLGGYLDTTTGTKGRVGDKRFTRVHGIGKDTAGNLYVLNNPWGGTWDLGRDGGTDIHAYDKTGALKWKLQGLNFEAVVAPDPATDGVYFYSGNNIYTGTAGGSFIANTIDPFTYPSDPRIDVTDPQRGEDFGQMAYVNGHRLLVANGQNPDIFYLYYFSDANGDIAIPVGSIPGTLFNTTARIRDGFCIDSKGDIWAGLDKTSAIWHYPLAGFDSTGKPTWGAGTSTPTPASIGTLTRIIYLVDSDTMILASGITGSTDWTAIGTRVEVYHGWQAGNTSTPNPVITLTGTNPKTIAAAGNYLFVGYVHTVPNIDAYNLTTGANTITFTNSNTSAVSVGNDVDSMYGIRAYLRSTGEYVVTKDNYNSTNVVVYHWTPSS